Proteins encoded together in one Candidatus Margulisiibacteriota bacterium window:
- a CDS encoding AEC family transporter, whose amino-acid sequence MTLIPTILILSAWTFLGFLSGWQKWFPKQIFFILNKIVFILLLPLFIFVSTVNNFNYNYFLSNIIIIFGQCFFVVPAALLVLFFYSRTEKKFVFNILAFQNAGYLPLPVLLAFPNNHELLLLLFLFLVGFNLIIFSLGYWIMNKKTHISEIINPPITATILSFALVIADHFFTFLPDAQSLQPLLAPLAKIISILFFPILFFVFGGFIADQYQHLKNLDLILHLKISISKYLLFPLLVIMLKPFVSADIFTILFIQSLMPPAMNLLTIPEKEKDILTMNNYLFAQYLVFILLVIPAFLVIQWLFK is encoded by the coding sequence GTGACGCTTATACCTACCATTCTGATATTATCCGCCTGGACTTTTCTCGGATTTTTGTCGGGATGGCAAAAATGGTTCCCCAAACAAATATTTTTTATCTTAAATAAAATCGTTTTCATTCTGCTCCTGCCGCTATTTATTTTTGTTTCCACTGTGAACAATTTTAATTATAATTATTTCCTGTCCAATATAATTATAATTTTCGGACAATGTTTTTTTGTTGTTCCGGCTGCTCTGCTTGTTTTATTTTTTTACAGCAGGACAGAGAAAAAATTTGTTTTCAATATACTGGCCTTCCAAAATGCCGGATATTTACCCCTCCCTGTTTTACTGGCTTTCCCCAATAATCATGAGCTGCTTCTGCTTCTGTTTCTGTTCCTGGTGGGGTTTAACCTGATAATTTTTTCTCTGGGTTACTGGATAATGAATAAAAAAACTCATATCAGCGAAATAATTAATCCGCCCATAACAGCGACTATCCTTTCTTTTGCCTTGGTCATTGCCGATCATTTTTTTACTTTTCTTCCTGATGCCCAAAGCCTGCAGCCGCTTCTGGCACCGCTGGCCAAAATTATATCAATTTTATTTTTCCCCATATTATTTTTTGTATTCGGTGGATTTATTGCTGACCAATATCAACACCTGAAAAATCTCGATCTAATCCTGCATCTGAAAATTTCCATCAGCAAATATCTGCTGTTCCCGCTTCTGGTAATTATGCTTAAACCGTTTGTCTCTGCGGATATCTTTACAATACTTTTCATTCAAAGTCTGATGCCGCCGGCTATGAACCTCTTAACAATTCCCGAAAAAGAAAAGGATATTCTGACCATGAACAATTATCTGTTTGCGCAGTATCTGGTCTTTATACTTCTGGT
- the trpA gene encoding tryptophan synthase subunit alpha, translated as MNNDVIPYILAGYPDLNTTIQLLKFCQETGIRYIELGIPFSDPSADGPVIQEAAEKASHTFAMQDLYEALKLNENRFPDLQITVMTYANPLYAYGLKKFIKNFSELKIVRGLLIPDLPFNESGFIKPYLNKNSKIKSVWMISENLDDSTLKAIVNSADYYLYLMSYLGTTGNSISDMSRLKTTIKKVRSIKKIPIAMGFGIRNKKDVEAALEIADGAIVGTSIIKSLKDGISKTELFIQSLIP; from the coding sequence ATGAATAATGATGTAATACCTTATATACTGGCCGGTTATCCTGATCTGAATACTACTATTCAGCTGTTAAAATTTTGTCAGGAAACAGGCATTCGCTATATCGAACTGGGCATACCCTTCTCCGATCCGTCAGCAGACGGCCCGGTGATCCAGGAGGCCGCGGAAAAAGCGTCCCATACTTTTGCCATGCAGGATTTATATGAAGCGCTGAAACTTAATGAAAACCGTTTCCCTGACCTGCAAATAACCGTAATGACCTACGCCAATCCGCTTTATGCTTACGGCCTGAAAAAATTTATAAAAAACTTTTCGGAATTAAAAATAGTCAGGGGGCTTTTAATACCTGATCTTCCTTTTAACGAATCAGGTTTTATCAAACCCTATTTAAACAAAAATTCAAAAATAAAATCTGTCTGGATGATCTCGGAAAATCTGGATGACAGCACCCTGAAAGCCATAGTAAACTCGGCTGATTATTATCTTTATTTAATGTCTTATCTGGGCACAACGGGCAACAGCATTTCCGATATGTCGCGTTTGAAAACAACCATAAAAAAAGTCCGATCTATCAAAAAAATCCCGATTGCCATGGGCTTCGGTATCAGGAACAAAAAGGATGTAGAAGCCGCGCTGGAAATTGCTGACGGGGCAATAGTAGGTACGAGTATTATAAAAAGCCTGAAAGATGGTATTAGTAAAACCGAGCTGTTTATCCAATCTCTTATTCCGTGA
- the trpB gene encoding tryptophan synthase subunit beta, with protein MKKHYFGKYGGQFVPELLIPALHELESAFEAFKKNKKITDEFKSLLQDYVGRPSPLYFARNLSQQFSQKIYLKREDLNHTGSHKINNTLGQILLARSMGKTRIIAETGAGQHGVATATAAALMNMDCVVYMGEEDMKRQKPNVQRMELLGAEVRGVPYGSRTLKEAVTETFKDWISNLRNTYYLLGSAMGPAPYPEIVRYFQSIIGREAKKQIRLKEKKLPDYVIACVGGGSNAIGIFSAFIKDPAVRLIGVEAGGQGEKMGQHCATLGKGHPGIFQGSFSYLLSTPTGQISPTHSISAGLDYPGVGPEHSFLKDKHRAEYVSVSDKEAEKAFHLLTEKEGIMPALESSHALAYTFKLAEKIKKNSIIVVNLSGRGDKDMGIILGDK; from the coding sequence ATGAAAAAACATTATTTTGGCAAATACGGAGGACAATTCGTTCCTGAACTGCTGATTCCGGCTCTGCACGAACTGGAAAGCGCGTTTGAGGCCTTTAAAAAAAATAAAAAAATCACTGATGAATTTAAATCTTTACTGCAAGATTACGTTGGCAGGCCTTCTCCGCTTTATTTCGCACGTAATTTATCCCAACAGTTTTCGCAAAAAATTTATCTGAAACGCGAGGACCTGAACCATACCGGCTCGCATAAAATTAATAATACCCTGGGGCAGATACTGCTGGCCAGAAGCATGGGCAAAACCAGGATCATAGCTGAAACCGGCGCCGGTCAGCATGGAGTAGCCACAGCCACAGCAGCAGCCCTGATGAACATGGATTGTGTGGTATACATGGGAGAAGAAGATATGAAGCGACAAAAGCCCAACGTACAGCGCATGGAGCTTTTGGGAGCGGAAGTACGTGGTGTGCCCTATGGCAGCAGGACCCTGAAAGAAGCTGTTACCGAAACATTTAAAGACTGGATTTCCAACTTGCGGAATACTTACTATTTACTGGGTTCGGCCATGGGACCCGCCCCTTATCCGGAAATTGTAAGATATTTTCAAAGCATTATCGGCCGGGAGGCAAAAAAACAAATCCGGCTGAAAGAAAAAAAACTTCCTGATTATGTGATAGCCTGTGTGGGCGGCGGGAGTAACGCCATCGGGATATTTTCGGCTTTCATTAAAGATCCTGCTGTTCGGTTAATCGGTGTGGAAGCCGGTGGACAGGGAGAAAAAATGGGGCAGCATTGCGCCACTCTGGGCAAAGGTCATCCGGGAATTTTTCAGGGGTCATTTTCTTATTTACTTTCTACACCTACAGGTCAGATATCGCCCACCCATTCGATTTCGGCCGGGCTGGATTACCCGGGTGTGGGGCCTGAACACAGCTTTCTAAAAGACAAACACCGGGCAGAATATGTATCTGTCTCGGACAAGGAAGCAGAAAAAGCATTTCATCTTTTAACAGAAAAGGAAGGCATAATGCCAGCCCTGGAAAGCTCACACGCTTTAGCCTATACCTTCAAGCTGGCTGAAAAAATCAAGAAAAACAGTATTATTGTTGTAAATCTCTCGGGACGGGGAGATAAGGATATGGGAATTATATTAGGAGATAAGTGA
- a CDS encoding response regulator has translation MVKILTVDDAYFVRIKLRNFLESKGFEVVEAGNGLEAINQLQAEKPDIVFCDITMPEMDGLETLKKLKELNPDVKVVMLTSLGEQTILMEALAAGALNFLVKPFEEDKVLEIINSIIK, from the coding sequence ATGGTAAAAATATTAACAGTTGATGATGCGTATTTTGTCCGGATCAAGCTGAGAAATTTTCTGGAAAGCAAAGGTTTCGAGGTAGTTGAGGCTGGTAACGGGCTGGAAGCTATCAACCAGCTTCAGGCAGAAAAACCGGACATTGTGTTTTGTGATATTACAATGCCGGAGATGGACGGCCTGGAAACCTTAAAAAAACTGAAAGAACTTAATCCGGATGTAAAAGTGGTAATGCTTACCAGTCTGGGAGAACAAACAATACTTATGGAAGCCCTTGCCGCGGGAGCCCTCAATTTTCTGGTTAAACCCTTTGAAGAAGATAAAGTGCTGGAAATTATCAATAGTATTATAAAATAG
- a CDS encoding response regulator, protein MVKVLVVDDKYFVRLKIKTLLEKNDYVVIEAENGVEAVKVYESEKPELTLCDIIMPEMDGISALKKIREINPQANVVMITSLGEQSILMEALSTGAKEVLLKPFDDEKVLMIVKKYT, encoded by the coding sequence ATGGTAAAAGTGTTAGTGGTTGATGATAAGTATTTTGTGCGTTTGAAAATAAAAACTCTCCTGGAAAAAAATGACTACGTTGTAATAGAAGCCGAAAATGGCGTGGAGGCTGTAAAAGTATACGAATCCGAAAAACCTGAACTGACATTATGCGATATTATTATGCCGGAAATGGATGGAATTTCCGCCCTGAAAAAGATCAGGGAAATCAATCCTCAGGCCAATGTAGTTATGATCACCAGTCTGGGAGAACAGTCAATACTGATGGAGGCATTGTCCACAGGCGCGAAAGAAGTTCTTCTTAAACCCTTTGATGATGAAAAAGTATTGATGATTGTTAAGAAATATACATAA
- the rsmA gene encoding 16S rRNA (adenine(1518)-N(6)/adenine(1519)-N(6))-dimethyltransferase RsmA encodes MKKSLGQNFLFDKNIREKIIGVIPRNYPVLEIGTGSGLLTEILAQNIETPIYSYEIDRLVYEQARTRLQNYKHVQLFLQDFLESDFTIDKAFIVVANIPYYITTPIIEKCLQYPLLKDMYLMVQKEIAQRITARPGEKDYSSLAIFCQTRAKVKKLFNVSRNSFYPVPNVDSAYIQITPAKEFLTRIKDISVYNAIIRSAFWGKRKTLLNCLNKSPYMKTDKNILLSIFNKMKLKETIRGEDLEIDTYIELSNLIGEHHKPTA; translated from the coding sequence GTGAAAAAAAGTCTGGGGCAAAATTTTCTTTTTGATAAAAATATCAGAGAAAAAATTATAGGGGTTATTCCCAGGAATTATCCGGTCCTGGAAATCGGTACAGGCAGCGGCCTGCTTACAGAAATTCTGGCCCAAAATATTGAGACACCTATATACAGTTATGAGATAGACCGGCTGGTTTATGAACAAGCCAGAACCAGATTACAAAATTATAAGCACGTACAGCTTTTTTTGCAGGATTTTCTGGAAAGTGACTTTACTATAGATAAAGCTTTTATTGTTGTTGCCAATATCCCTTACTATATTACCACCCCGATAATTGAAAAATGTTTGCAATACCCTCTGCTTAAAGACATGTACCTGATGGTCCAAAAGGAAATCGCTCAACGGATAACAGCCCGGCCCGGAGAAAAAGATTACAGTTCACTGGCTATATTCTGCCAGACCAGGGCCAAAGTGAAAAAACTGTTTAATGTCTCCAGAAATTCTTTTTATCCCGTACCCAATGTAGATTCAGCTTATATTCAAATCACACCTGCCAAAGAATTTCTGACAAGAATAAAGGATATATCAGTGTATAACGCCATAATTCGCAGCGCGTTCTGGGGAAAAAGGAAAACTTTGCTGAATTGTCTGAATAAATCACCCTATATGAAAACCGATAAAAATATTCTGCTATCAATTTTTAACAAGATGAAATTAAAGGAAACAATACGCGGAGAAGATCTGGAGATTGATACTTATATAGAACTCAGCAATCTAATCGGCGAACATCACAAACCTACCGCCTGA